Proteins encoded in a region of the Streptomyces sp. NBC_00513 genome:
- a CDS encoding anti-sigma factor: MKHDDELHALIGAYALDALTGDEHDRFTRHLRDCEACRAELPGYLDTAGRLAAAVAHAPPEHLREAVLHRIDSVRRLPPRIPEPVTSTGVFALARGKAWRFGIAAGIATAAVLGGVTVWEGRQAERAHEQALRLDSRNRDLSAVITASDARTVRGAFGTGATATLVTSRERGRAVVITDRLPPAPQGRTYQLWFSDGGTMRPAGHLDHSGAVLLTGEIGAATAVGVTLEPAGGSPRPTGSPLLLLSLPA; encoded by the coding sequence GTGAAACATGACGACGAGCTCCACGCCCTCATCGGCGCCTACGCCCTCGACGCACTCACCGGTGACGAACACGACCGCTTCACCCGACACCTGCGGGACTGCGAGGCGTGCCGCGCCGAACTGCCCGGTTACCTGGACACGGCCGGTCGCCTCGCGGCGGCCGTCGCCCACGCCCCTCCCGAGCACCTCAGGGAGGCGGTGCTCCACCGGATCGACTCGGTCCGCCGGCTTCCCCCTCGGATACCGGAACCCGTCACCTCCACCGGGGTCTTCGCCCTCGCCCGGGGCAAGGCCTGGCGCTTCGGGATCGCCGCGGGCATCGCCACCGCCGCCGTCCTCGGCGGCGTCACGGTGTGGGAGGGCCGGCAGGCGGAGCGGGCCCACGAACAGGCGCTGCGGCTGGACTCCCGCAACCGCGACCTGAGCGCCGTCATCACCGCGTCCGACGCCCGCACCGTGCGCGGCGCCTTCGGCACCGGGGCCACCGCCACGCTCGTGACCTCCCGTGAACGAGGTCGAGCCGTCGTCATCACCGATCGGCTGCCCCCTGCCCCGCAGGGCAGGACGTACCAACTCTGGTTCTCCGACGGGGGAACCATGCGGCCGGCCGGACACCTCGACCACAGTGGCGCCGTCCTGCTGACGGGCGAGATCGGCGCGGCCACCGCCGTCGGCGTCACCCTGGAACCGGCCGGCGGATCCCCCCGCCCCACCGGCAGCCCGCTGCTCCTGCTGAGCCTCCCCGCCTGA
- a CDS encoding cyclopropane-fatty-acyl-phospholipid synthase family protein, protein MTTSTPRPTTFVRGTAPAHPTTTSATSRPAADVPQHRPGEPSLWPDVHRLPPASAARTAVAKALLRRAFDRMPLSLRSDAAPTRDAHAPRGPEPSLVLHDADAFHRRIGADGLIGFGESYMAGEWDSDDLVGALTVLASHVDALVPAPLAELRRAWIRRRPHAHRNTPVGARRNIQRHYDLSNDLFELFLDPTMTYSSALFTAFPARQESLEDAQHRKIDRLLDLASVGPGTRLLEIGTGWGELALRAAARGADVVTITLSTEQRDLARSRVAAAGHTDRVSVELCDYRDVRGEYDAIVSVEMIEAVGAEYWPAYFDTLRTALAPGGRIALQAITMAHDRMLATAQSHTWISKYIFPGGLIPSREAIRTEAARADLHVTADHGFGEHYAETLRLWRERFTGHTARVTELGFDHVFQRMWELYLAYSEAGFRSGYLDVRHILLTEGGAH, encoded by the coding sequence ATGACGACCTCGACGCCCCGCCCCACCACATTCGTCCGCGGCACCGCGCCCGCTCACCCCACGACGACCTCCGCCACGAGTCGGCCCGCGGCGGACGTCCCGCAGCACCGACCGGGCGAACCCTCCCTCTGGCCGGACGTCCACCGCCTGCCACCGGCCTCGGCCGCGCGTACTGCCGTGGCCAAGGCCCTGTTGCGCCGCGCGTTCGATCGAATGCCCCTCTCCCTGAGGAGCGACGCCGCACCGACGCGCGACGCCCACGCCCCCCGGGGACCGGAACCCTCCCTCGTCCTGCACGACGCGGACGCCTTCCACCGCCGGATCGGCGCCGACGGACTCATCGGATTCGGCGAGTCCTACATGGCCGGTGAGTGGGACAGCGACGATCTCGTCGGGGCCCTGACCGTGCTCGCCTCGCACGTCGACGCACTGGTGCCCGCACCCCTGGCCGAGCTGCGCCGCGCGTGGATACGTCGCCGCCCCCACGCACACCGCAACACCCCCGTGGGCGCCCGCCGGAACATCCAGCGGCACTACGACCTCTCCAACGACCTCTTCGAACTCTTCCTCGACCCGACCATGACCTACTCCTCGGCCCTCTTCACCGCGTTCCCGGCCCGACAGGAATCCCTGGAGGACGCCCAACACCGCAAGATCGACCGCCTGCTCGACCTCGCGTCCGTGGGCCCCGGGACCCGCCTGCTGGAGATCGGCACCGGCTGGGGCGAACTCGCCCTGCGGGCCGCCGCCCGGGGCGCCGACGTCGTGACGATCACCCTCTCCACCGAACAGCGCGACCTCGCCCGCAGCCGCGTCGCCGCCGCCGGTCACACGGACCGCGTCAGCGTCGAACTGTGCGACTACCGCGACGTCCGGGGCGAGTACGACGCCATCGTCAGCGTCGAGATGATCGAGGCCGTCGGCGCCGAGTACTGGCCCGCGTACTTCGACACCCTGCGCACGGCCCTCGCCCCCGGAGGCCGTATCGCGCTCCAGGCCATCACCATGGCCCACGACCGGATGCTCGCCACCGCCCAGAGCCACACCTGGATCAGCAAGTACATCTTCCCCGGCGGGCTCATCCCCTCCCGCGAGGCCATCCGCACCGAGGCGGCCCGGGCGGACCTGCACGTCACCGCCGACCACGGTTTCGGCGAGCACTACGCCGAAACCCTGAGGCTGTGGCGCGAACGGTTCACCGGCCACACCGCACGGGTGACGGAACTCGGCTTCGACCACGTCTTCCAGCGCATGTGGGAGCTCTACCTCGCCTACTCCGAGGCAGGGTTCCGCTCCGGTTATCTCGACGTACGGCACATCCTCCTCACGGAGGGCGGCGCCCACTGA
- a CDS encoding DUF4232 domain-containing protein gives MKCAAKKRSRARACRSLLAALVLSGGAPAGAGSAVAADQATPQRAPAAQCKGDQLTVSGTSGTGQARVTVVNKGPKACVLSGFPTIALAGQGAPNRNKPLSVSRTGSAKPVQLAVGGRAASQLTFPPVLGEADGYCASGAKPIAAPTMVVGVAGTKTQIAPSDGGNFAVCGNSVRATAFRAA, from the coding sequence ATGAAATGCGCAGCGAAGAAGAGGAGCCGTGCCCGGGCCTGCCGATCGCTCCTGGCGGCCCTGGTGTTGTCGGGTGGTGCGCCGGCCGGCGCCGGATCGGCCGTGGCGGCCGACCAGGCGACGCCACAGCGGGCTCCCGCCGCACAGTGCAAGGGCGACCAACTGACGGTCAGCGGGACCTCGGGAACCGGGCAGGCGCGGGTCACCGTCGTCAACAAGGGCCCCAAGGCGTGCGTGCTGTCGGGCTTCCCCACCATCGCACTCGCCGGCCAGGGCGCACCCAACCGGAACAAGCCGCTCAGCGTGTCCCGGACGGGCAGCGCGAAGCCCGTACAACTCGCGGTCGGCGGCCGGGCGGCGTCCCAACTCACCTTCCCGCCGGTCCTCGGCGAGGCCGACGGCTACTGCGCCTCCGGTGCCAAGCCGATCGCCGCGCCCACGATGGTCGTCGGCGTCGCCGGCACCAAGACCCAGATCGCCCCGAGCGACGGCGGCAACTTCGCGGTCTGCGGCAACAGCGTCCGCGCCACCGCCTTCCGCGCGGCCTGA
- a CDS encoding nuclear transport factor 2 family protein — protein sequence MSRNEIDLLTAEFFGAFDNRGGRRADVERIRRLVLPGGVIVKTGPEFTVYTVEEFIAPRRSLLADGRLVEFSEWETSERTEITGDIASRFGEYRKSGILDGEPFEGGGTKTIQFVRTPEGWRISALSWHDRP from the coding sequence GTGTCGCGTAACGAGATCGACCTGCTGACCGCCGAGTTCTTCGGCGCCTTCGACAACCGGGGCGGCAGGCGTGCCGACGTGGAGCGGATCCGTCGGCTCGTCCTCCCGGGCGGTGTGATCGTGAAGACCGGCCCGGAGTTCACCGTCTACACCGTCGAGGAGTTCATCGCGCCCCGTCGCAGTCTGCTGGCCGACGGCCGGTTGGTGGAGTTCTCCGAGTGGGAGACCTCCGAACGGACCGAGATCACCGGGGACATCGCGTCGCGGTTCGGGGAGTACCGCAAGTCCGGGATCCTGGACGGCGAACCGTTCGAGGGCGGGGGAACCAAGACCATCCAGTTCGTCCGCACCCCGGAGGGCTGGCGGATCTCGGCGCTCTCCTGGCACGACCGACCCTGA
- a CDS encoding PPOX class F420-dependent oxidoreductase, with protein sequence MSEALSDDLKKLIDDTPVFATVATIQPDGSPQLSVTWLARDGDDLLISTTVGRRKEANLRRDPRATVIINPPNAPYTYAEVRGTVSLTTEGGQELIDALSRKYTGKEYADFNPASKDDAARVVLRVTPRKVVGSL encoded by the coding sequence GTGTCAGAAGCACTCTCCGACGACCTCAAGAAGCTGATCGACGACACCCCGGTCTTCGCGACGGTGGCCACGATCCAGCCCGACGGCAGCCCGCAGCTCTCCGTCACCTGGTTGGCCCGTGACGGCGACGACCTGTTGATCTCCACCACCGTCGGCCGTCGCAAGGAGGCGAACCTTCGCCGCGACCCGCGGGCCACGGTCATCATCAACCCGCCCAACGCCCCCTACACGTATGCCGAGGTGCGAGGCACCGTCTCCCTCACCACCGAAGGCGGGCAGGAACTGATCGACGCCCTCTCCCGCAAGTACACGGGCAAGGAGTACGCCGATTTCAACCCGGCCTCCAAGGACGACGCCGCACGCGTGGTCCTCCGCGTGACCCCGCGCAAGGTCGTCGGCTCGCTCTGA
- a CDS encoding DUF6003 family protein, giving the protein MADDAYLFLLPERHPRLGAALAAVMPLECAETPAVHGWLQAHGTSESSEHVRILPAGSDVLIPEDAERLPVPLSEDETARVHQECASPSVTHMEAELLEYKHTTEDWEALVHRALTAGIPAPRIVQLTGLDPQNVAHLIQA; this is encoded by the coding sequence ATGGCCGATGACGCCTACCTGTTCCTGCTCCCCGAGCGACACCCGCGGCTCGGGGCGGCCCTGGCCGCCGTCATGCCCCTGGAGTGCGCCGAGACTCCCGCCGTCCACGGATGGCTGCAGGCTCACGGCACGTCGGAGTCGTCGGAGCACGTCAGGATCCTGCCGGCCGGGTCGGACGTACTCATTCCCGAGGACGCGGAGCGGCTTCCCGTCCCGCTGAGCGAGGACGAGACGGCTCGCGTGCACCAGGAATGCGCCTCCCCGTCGGTCACGCACATGGAAGCGGAGCTCTTGGAGTACAAGCACACGACCGAGGACTGGGAGGCGCTCGTCCACCGGGCCCTGACCGCCGGCATTCCCGCGCCCCGGATCGTCCAGCTGACCGGCCTGGACCCGCAGAACGTGGCCCACCTGATCCAGGCGTGA
- a CDS encoding anti-sigma regulatory factor: protein MNDIQATDTSIPADLVIEDDCAAGIARARDVARVYAASLDPAAPADTSDALQLVVSELTTNALRHGGGHYTLQLSSGPDSVSVAVSDNSSVLPQERTPDLAGRAGGFGWHMVRHYCRSLAVTLVPGEGKTILAVLPL, encoded by the coding sequence ATGAACGACATTCAGGCGACAGACACGTCAATCCCCGCTGACCTGGTGATCGAGGACGATTGCGCGGCGGGCATCGCCCGGGCCCGCGACGTCGCCCGCGTCTACGCCGCCAGTCTCGACCCCGCCGCTCCGGCCGACACCTCGGACGCCCTCCAGCTCGTGGTGTCCGAGCTGACCACCAACGCCCTGCGGCACGGGGGCGGCCATTACACCCTCCAGCTGAGTTCGGGACCTGACAGTGTGAGCGTCGCTGTGAGTGACAACAGCTCCGTACTCCCCCAGGAGCGCACCCCCGACCTCGCCGGACGCGCCGGCGGTTTCGGCTGGCACATGGTCCGCCACTACTGCCGCAGCCTGGCCGTCACCCTCGTGCCGGGGGAGGGAAAGACCATCCTCGCCGTCCTGCCCCTGTGA
- a CDS encoding phytase, translating to MTPPRRLHAASVVAAALVVLTAAAPQQAQAARPLPSVTPRSETATLYDDEAGGNANADDPAIWRNAADPDRSLVIATAKEGGLRVYDLDARQVQAVAAPSTGAPDDAPGRFNNVDLVHGLRLSGGRADVAVTTDRGNDRLRVYRVQAGRPGGPLVDVTDPSAPPVFSSDQAEINEQRTAYGLATWTDARTGRSYALVSRRNQTRLALLELTPTASGTVTYRTVRTLDLPSSFRLPNGKAWSPCAEPGELPQVEGMVVDPANGVLYAGQEDVGIWRLPADLTGTPKLVDKVREYGVPGVYDEKTEECVAGADPGFGGRRLAADVEGLTLITGRGGDGHLLASSQGDDTFAVYDREVDEHNAYEGGFRVSAANATLDGSEQCDGAAVLNAPLGRRFPRGLLVVQDGRDTPADTEREATGFKFVDLGKVLDRL from the coding sequence GTGACCCCTCCGCGCCGTCTGCACGCGGCATCCGTCGTCGCTGCCGCGCTCGTCGTCCTGACCGCGGCGGCGCCGCAGCAGGCACAGGCCGCTCGACCGCTGCCCTCCGTCACCCCGCGGTCGGAGACGGCGACGCTGTACGACGACGAGGCCGGAGGCAACGCCAACGCCGACGATCCCGCGATCTGGCGCAACGCCGCCGATCCCGATCGCAGCCTGGTCATCGCCACCGCGAAGGAGGGCGGACTGCGCGTCTACGACCTCGACGCCCGCCAGGTCCAGGCGGTCGCCGCGCCCTCCACGGGCGCACCCGACGACGCCCCGGGGCGGTTCAACAACGTCGACCTCGTGCACGGCCTGCGCCTGTCCGGCGGACGGGCCGACGTGGCCGTGACCACGGACCGCGGGAACGACCGGCTGCGGGTGTACCGGGTGCAGGCCGGCCGGCCCGGCGGGCCACTGGTCGACGTGACCGATCCGAGCGCCCCGCCGGTGTTCTCCAGCGACCAGGCCGAGATCAACGAACAGCGGACCGCCTACGGTCTCGCCACCTGGACCGATGCCCGCACCGGACGCTCGTACGCGCTGGTCAGCCGCCGCAACCAGACCCGGCTCGCCCTCCTCGAACTCACCCCGACGGCCTCCGGCACCGTCACCTACCGCACGGTCCGCACGCTCGACCTGCCGTCCTCGTTCCGGCTTCCGAACGGCAAGGCGTGGAGCCCCTGCGCCGAGCCCGGGGAACTGCCCCAGGTCGAGGGCATGGTCGTCGACCCGGCCAACGGTGTCCTGTACGCGGGCCAGGAGGACGTGGGCATCTGGCGGCTGCCCGCCGACCTCACCGGCACGCCGAAGCTCGTCGACAAGGTCCGCGAGTACGGCGTCCCCGGGGTGTACGACGAGAAGACCGAGGAGTGCGTCGCCGGCGCCGACCCGGGCTTCGGCGGCCGCCGGCTCGCCGCGGACGTCGAGGGACTGACCCTGATCACGGGGCGCGGTGGCGACGGCCACCTGCTCGCGTCCAGTCAGGGCGACGACACCTTCGCGGTCTACGACCGGGAGGTCGACGAGCACAACGCGTACGAGGGCGGCTTCCGGGTGTCGGCGGCGAACGCCACGCTCGACGGCTCGGAGCAGTGTGACGGGGCGGCCGTGCTCAATGCCCCGCTGGGCAGGCGCTTCCCGCGCGGTCTGCTCGTCGTCCAGGACGGCCGGGACACCCCGGCGGACACGGAGCGGGAGGCCACCGGCTTCAAGTTCGTGGACCTGGGCAAGGTGCTCGACCGGCTCTGA
- a CDS encoding phospholipase D-like domain-containing protein, with protein sequence MKLSDWMITADERGNAATRLDARHPDGAAWTRGNQVRPLVHGATYFAELLAGIRAQRAGDLLLFTDWRGDPDERLDGPGTEIGAVLGEAARRGVIVKGLIWRSHLDGLQFSETENRHLGEEIEEAGGECLLDMRVRPGGSHHQKLVVLRHPGRPHLDVAYVGGIDLCHGRNDDASHRGDPQAPPFASAYGARPPWHDVQLAVRGPAVGDIEAGFRERWCDPGPLSRSPMVRLRALLDREDTVADRLPPQLPDPRPCGTQAVQILRTYPNRLWRGYPFAPDGERSIARSYLKALRRARALIYLEDQYLWSPKVVESFAQALRDNPELRLIAVIPTVPEQDGRITLPMNLVGRLTALEALRRASADRVAVYGLENHAGTPVYVHAKVCVIDDVWASVGSDNVNLRSWTHDSELNCAVLDETADVRPPLDPGGLGDGARRHARDLRLELSLEHLDAAAPDSRYPADLLCDPVAAFDAFASSAAALDAWHDGGGRGSRPAGRLRTYRPPDLSRTTRGGVMPLYRLFVDPDGRPLGLRRRNAY encoded by the coding sequence GTGAAGCTCAGCGACTGGATGATCACCGCCGATGAACGCGGCAACGCCGCGACCCGGCTCGACGCGCGCCACCCCGACGGAGCCGCCTGGACCCGCGGGAACCAGGTGCGCCCCCTGGTGCACGGCGCCACCTACTTCGCCGAACTGCTGGCAGGGATCCGGGCCCAGCGCGCGGGCGACCTGTTGCTGTTCACGGACTGGCGCGGCGATCCCGACGAGCGGCTCGACGGCCCCGGCACGGAGATCGGCGCCGTACTGGGCGAGGCCGCGCGGCGCGGTGTCATCGTCAAAGGGCTGATCTGGCGCTCCCACCTGGACGGGCTCCAGTTCAGCGAAACCGAGAACCGCCACCTCGGCGAGGAGATCGAGGAGGCCGGCGGCGAGTGCCTGCTCGACATGCGGGTGCGTCCCGGGGGTTCCCACCATCAGAAACTGGTCGTCCTGCGCCATCCCGGGCGCCCCCACCTCGACGTCGCGTACGTGGGCGGCATCGACCTCTGCCACGGCCGCAACGACGACGCCTCGCACCGCGGCGACCCCCAGGCACCGCCCTTCGCCTCCGCGTACGGCGCCCGCCCGCCGTGGCACGACGTGCAACTGGCCGTCCGGGGCCCCGCCGTCGGCGACATCGAGGCAGGGTTTCGAGAGCGGTGGTGCGACCCCGGACCCCTCAGCCGCAGTCCGATGGTCCGGCTGCGCGCGCTCCTCGACCGGGAGGACACGGTGGCGGACCGCCTTCCCCCTCAGCTGCCCGACCCCCGACCGTGCGGAACGCAGGCCGTACAGATCCTGCGCACCTACCCCAACCGGCTGTGGCGCGGCTACCCCTTCGCGCCCGACGGCGAACGCAGCATCGCGCGCAGCTACCTCAAGGCACTGCGGCGGGCGCGGGCACTGATCTACCTTGAGGACCAGTACCTGTGGTCCCCGAAGGTGGTCGAGTCCTTCGCCCAGGCGCTGCGCGACAACCCGGAACTGCGCCTGATCGCCGTGATCCCCACGGTCCCCGAGCAGGACGGACGGATCACGCTGCCGATGAACCTCGTCGGACGGCTCACCGCGCTGGAGGCGCTGCGACGCGCGAGCGCCGACCGCGTCGCGGTCTACGGACTGGAGAACCACGCCGGGACTCCCGTGTACGTGCACGCCAAGGTCTGCGTGATCGACGACGTCTGGGCCTCGGTCGGATCGGACAATGTGAACCTCCGCTCCTGGACGCACGACTCGGAACTCAACTGCGCCGTGCTGGACGAGACCGCCGACGTCCGCCCGCCGCTCGACCCCGGAGGCCTCGGGGACGGTGCCCGCCGCCACGCCAGGGACCTGCGGCTGGAACTCTCGCTCGAACACCTCGACGCCGCGGCCCCCGACTCACGGTACCCGGCCGACCTCCTGTGTGACCCGGTCGCCGCCTTCGACGCGTTCGCTTCGAGCGCCGCCGCACTCGACGCGTGGCACGACGGCGGTGGCCGGGGCTCCCGGCCGGCGGGCCGCCTGCGGACCTACCGTCCGCCCGACCTGTCGCGCACCACGCGCGGCGGCGTCATGCCGTTGTACCGGTTGTTCGTCGACCCCGACGGCCGTCCGCTCGGGCTCCGGCGCCGCAACGCTTACTGA
- a CDS encoding putative glycolipid-binding domain-containing protein, with protein MDDSAHFTRTWQVTASGGYDTVWGRFEEDRLGARGRAMGLVDGPYWVTYRLATGPRLVTRALHVIVDGPGAATRELDLRRDEAGRWTVDGQPREEFDGALDCDLGLCPLTNTMPVLRHGLHLADAGTPERPFLMAWVSVPDLAVTLSRQVYTPLGGHRVRYASGSFTADVEFDADGLVRHYPGLATGLRAGSEGSAS; from the coding sequence ATGGACGACTCCGCACACTTCACTCGCACCTGGCAGGTCACCGCCTCGGGCGGATACGACACCGTGTGGGGGAGGTTCGAGGAGGACCGTCTCGGGGCGCGGGGCCGGGCGATGGGCCTGGTGGACGGCCCGTACTGGGTCACGTACCGGCTCGCGACCGGCCCCCGGCTCGTCACGCGGGCGCTGCACGTCATCGTCGACGGTCCCGGCGCCGCGACGCGTGAACTCGACCTGCGCCGGGACGAGGCCGGACGATGGACGGTCGACGGGCAGCCGCGGGAGGAGTTCGACGGCGCCCTCGACTGCGACCTCGGCCTGTGTCCGCTGACGAACACCATGCCCGTGCTGCGGCACGGGCTCCACCTGGCGGACGCGGGCACCCCGGAACGGCCGTTCCTGATGGCCTGGGTGTCCGTTCCCGATCTCGCCGTGACGCTGTCGAGACAGGTGTACACGCCACTGGGCGGCCACCGGGTCCGCTACGCCTCCGGTTCGTTCACCGCCGACGTGGAGTTCGACGCCGATGGTCTCGTCCGCCACTACCCGGGCCTGGCCACCGGGCTGCGTGCCGGGTCCGAGGGGTCGGCGTCATGA
- a CDS encoding ion transporter, with translation MTDLTAVDAGRRRLAARCREVCEAPPFSIGVFAVILLNAALLGVETYSGLSVDYGPVLHLAERFCVIAFTLEMLVRLGAHADRPKAFFRDPWNVFDLLVVSSAFVPFLRENTTLLRLLRLARVLRTARFMPQLRVLLVAVGRSLPGTVSFLFVGALILYVYAMIGWICFAGHDPQHYGSLGRAGLTLFLLMTLEGLGDAVHAGLAVSPFSILYYASYVLLASFVLVNVLIGVVLNSLEEAREMEAAEALRESAAHTADASPPPVADDAAGAEPADGLRLRIAAMRSALDDMEAQLDLPHAPAAASISGSPPPAHASAGAM, from the coding sequence ATGACCGACCTCACCGCGGTGGACGCGGGACGCAGGAGACTGGCCGCGCGGTGCCGCGAGGTGTGCGAGGCGCCGCCGTTCTCGATCGGCGTGTTCGCGGTGATCCTCCTCAACGCCGCGCTGCTGGGCGTCGAGACGTACAGCGGCCTCTCCGTCGACTACGGGCCCGTACTCCACTTGGCCGAACGATTCTGCGTGATCGCGTTCACCCTGGAGATGCTGGTCCGCCTGGGTGCGCACGCCGATCGACCGAAAGCTTTCTTCCGGGATCCCTGGAACGTGTTCGACCTACTGGTCGTCTCCTCCGCCTTCGTGCCGTTCCTGCGGGAGAACACCACCCTGCTGAGGCTCCTGCGGCTGGCGCGCGTACTGCGCACCGCACGGTTCATGCCGCAGTTGCGCGTCCTGTTGGTCGCCGTGGGCCGCAGTCTGCCCGGCACCGTCAGCTTCCTGTTCGTCGGTGCGCTGATCCTCTACGTGTACGCGATGATCGGCTGGATCTGCTTCGCCGGGCACGACCCGCAGCACTACGGCTCCCTCGGCCGCGCCGGGCTGACCCTCTTCCTCCTGATGACCCTGGAGGGTCTGGGCGACGCCGTGCACGCCGGGTTGGCCGTCTCCCCCTTCAGCATCCTGTACTACGCCTCCTACGTCCTGCTCGCCTCGTTCGTGCTCGTCAACGTGCTGATCGGGGTCGTCCTCAACTCCCTTGAGGAGGCCCGCGAGATGGAGGCCGCCGAGGCCCTGCGGGAGAGCGCCGCGCACACGGCCGACGCGTCTCCCCCACCGGTCGCGGACGACGCCGCGGGGGCGGAGCCGGCCGATGGCCTGCGTCTGCGGATCGCCGCGATGCGCAGCGCGCTCGACGACATGGAGGCCCAACTCGACCTCCCGCACGCGCCCGCCGCGGCCTCGATCAGCGGCTCCCCTCCCCCGGCCCACGCCTCGGCCGGCGCCATGTGA
- a CDS encoding TetR/AcrR family transcriptional regulator, with protein MPLPRFERLPAERREAILGVARHHFAEHGTEGASYNKIIEAAGFSKTAAYHYFDGREDLLAAVLDGVLARLLGALGPWRPACDEAEFWSRLDVGAGSLAAHLANHPDDLVLADAAIGPAHEGPWTAWFEALVTNGQQLGVIRTDVDRSLLVAVTSAVVRAADAWALARMRSDSAGPPDGTTDAATEGDTGAPLWSLLRGLWSATAGTTDGRNATDAH; from the coding sequence ATGCCTCTGCCCCGATTCGAACGCCTGCCCGCCGAGCGCCGGGAAGCCATCCTGGGCGTGGCGCGCCACCACTTCGCCGAACACGGCACCGAAGGTGCGTCCTACAACAAGATCATCGAAGCCGCCGGCTTCTCGAAGACCGCGGCGTACCACTACTTCGACGGCCGCGAGGACCTGCTCGCCGCCGTGCTCGACGGGGTCCTCGCGCGACTGCTCGGCGCCCTCGGCCCCTGGCGACCGGCGTGCGACGAGGCCGAGTTCTGGTCGCGGCTCGACGTGGGCGCGGGCTCCCTCGCCGCCCATCTCGCCAACCACCCGGACGACCTGGTCCTCGCCGACGCCGCCATCGGCCCCGCCCACGAGGGGCCGTGGACCGCCTGGTTCGAGGCGCTGGTGACGAACGGTCAGCAGTTGGGTGTCATCCGCACCGACGTGGACCGGAGCCTGCTGGTGGCGGTCACGTCCGCGGTCGTCCGGGCCGCCGACGCGTGGGCCCTCGCGCGCATGAGGTCCGACTCCGCCGGCCCGCCGGACGGGACGACCGACGCGGCGACGGAAGGCGACACGGGCGCGCCGTTGTGGAGCCTGCTGCGCGGTCTGTGGAGCGCGACCGCGGGCACCACCGACGGGAGGAACGCCACCGATGCGCACTGA
- a CDS encoding DUF4383 domain-containing protein gives MQLKDELPVDHKLAGVYRYGALVCGLILLAFSALGFADALSPFDTSGGRIAGMTTNTTLSAISLAVGLALVVGALIGGNFASMLNMIVGGLFVLSGFAHLFVLGRPANVLGFGMTNVVFSFLMGLLIMTFGMYGRVSGKLPHDNPYWRQRHTAEGGPERATAAAALRELGK, from the coding sequence ATGCAGCTCAAGGACGAACTACCCGTGGATCACAAGCTCGCCGGGGTCTACCGCTACGGCGCGCTCGTCTGTGGTCTGATCCTGCTGGCCTTCAGCGCCCTCGGTTTCGCGGACGCGCTGAGTCCGTTCGACACCTCGGGCGGCCGGATCGCCGGCATGACGACGAACACCACGCTCAGCGCGATCTCGCTGGCCGTGGGGCTGGCACTGGTCGTGGGCGCCCTCATCGGGGGAAACTTCGCCTCGATGCTGAACATGATCGTCGGCGGCCTGTTCGTGCTGAGCGGCTTCGCCCACCTGTTCGTGCTCGGCAGGCCGGCCAACGTGCTCGGCTTCGGCATGACCAACGTCGTGTTCAGCTTCCTCATGGGACTTCTGATCATGACGTTCGGGATGTACGGGCGGGTCTCCGGCAAGCTGCCGCACGACAATCCGTACTGGCGGCAGCGCCACACGGCCGAGGGTGGCCCGGAGCGCGCCACTGCGGCCGCGGCCCTGCGTGAACTGGGGAAGTAG
- a CDS encoding DUF6480 family protein has translation MSDRRVPPGETPPGEGSIAEAHQERADGGIFEHPRVLLALIAFGAVLFAAFFAARIAGF, from the coding sequence ATGTCCGATCGACGCGTCCCGCCGGGAGAGACCCCTCCCGGTGAAGGTTCCATCGCCGAGGCCCACCAGGAACGGGCCGACGGCGGCATCTTCGAGCACCCGCGGGTGCTGTTGGCCCTCATCGCCTTCGGGGCGGTGCTCTTCGCGGCCTTCTTCGCCGCCCGCATCGCCGGATTCTGA